A window of Halobacillus naozhouensis genomic DNA:
AGAAAAGCAAAAACGAACAGGTTTTAGTTCTTTCAGCTTGTTAGAATTTGGTTAAGGGAGTGAGCAATATTGGGCTGGGTTGAATCGTTGCAGCAGACTATTGATTATATAGAGGATCATTTGCTGGATCATTTAACTGTGAATAACATAGCTAAGGAGGCGAATGCATCACCTTTCCATTTTCAAAGGGTATTTACTCTTTTAACGGATATATCAATAGGGGAGTATATTAGACGCCGACGATTAACGTTAGCGGCGCAAGATCTATTTCATACAAATGTGAAAATCATTGACCTTGCCTTTAAATATGGTTATGAGACTCCCGAGGCTTTCACCAAGGCTTTTCGCCGACAGCATGGGGTTTCTCCAAGTCAAGCTCGACGGTACATGGGAAAGCTGCAATCTTATAACCGCCTGGTTATCCAGGTGAGTCTGAAAGGAGCAGAACCGATGAAATATCAAGTGGTAGAAAAAGAAGGTTTTCAAGTTGTTGGGATTAAGAAGGGGTTTTCTATTGCGAATGGAGAGAATCTATTAGAAATTCCAAAAATGTGGGATCAGGTGAACAGTGATGGGACGACCGATTTATTACTTCATTTAAATAGCGGTCCTATTGATGGAATGTTAGGTATATGTGACACTAGCGGCAAGAGTTCTTCGGATGAAATGAATTATTGGATTGCCGCCGCTTATGATGGAAAACCACAAAAGGGGCTAGTAAGCCTTGATATTCCTGCTTCGAAGTGGGCAGTATTTGAAGTTCATGGAGCTATGCCTGATGCAATGCAAAAAGTATGGAAGCAGATTTTCTCAGAGTGGTTTCCATCTGGCGGGTATGAGCATGCCGGCACACCTGAGTTAGAAGTGTACACAGCAGACGACCCCTACAGTCCAAACTGTTATTCCGAAATTTGGATTCCAGTAAAATAACAAGGGATGTAACAAAGAGGCTGGCACACAAATAATCCGAACTGATTTCAATAGAATTGTTCGGATTATTTTATACTTAATTCAGTTTTGTCCCAGTCTCTTTGATTGATTAGTTACCATTTAAAATGTTCCAGTTCTCTATTCATTTGATTGACCATGTTCCCTAATTCATTAGCTTCTTCCGTCATTTGCTGGAAGGCGTGCTGCTGTTCGCCAGCTGAAGCGGATATTTCTTCAGTTCCTGCAGCTGTTTCTTCCGTTATTGCACTTACATTTTCAACGGAAGTCGTTATTTGCAGGCTTTGTTCTTTGGATTGAACCATTCCCTCAACAACCTCATGTAACTGTTCATTAATTTTGTCCACTTGGG
This region includes:
- a CDS encoding AraC family transcriptional regulator — encoded protein: MGWVESLQQTIDYIEDHLLDHLTVNNIAKEANASPFHFQRVFTLLTDISIGEYIRRRRLTLAAQDLFHTNVKIIDLAFKYGYETPEAFTKAFRRQHGVSPSQARRYMGKLQSYNRLVIQVSLKGAEPMKYQVVEKEGFQVVGIKKGFSIANGENLLEIPKMWDQVNSDGTTDLLLHLNSGPIDGMLGICDTSGKSSSDEMNYWIAAAYDGKPQKGLVSLDIPASKWAVFEVHGAMPDAMQKVWKQIFSEWFPSGGYEHAGTPELEVYTADDPYSPNCYSEIWIPVK